From Quercus lobata isolate SW786 chromosome 11, ValleyOak3.0 Primary Assembly, whole genome shotgun sequence:
AACGATGTCCCTGGCTTTCAGCAAACTTCTCCACACATACGACAGATTACTTCCTAGTTCAACTTCCACGAAGGAGACACTAGGGAAATACCAAGCCTTATACACTCTGAAGAACAGGGAGTTTTGGTGGTTAAGCAACCTCCACTCCTGTTTCGCCAACATTGCTAGGTTAAAGGCATGAATGTCTCAAAAGCCCATACCTCTAGTTTTCTTTGGATCACACAGCCGTTTCCAACTAATCCAGTGTATTTTCTTCTCGTTACTCATTTGTCCCCACCAGTACCTTGCCATGATTGAGTTAATATCATTACAGAGAGCTTCCGGCAATTGGAACAAGCTCATCGAATATGTCGAAATCGCCTGTGCTACAGTTTTAAGCAAGACCTCTCTCCCTGCTTTCAAAATAAACTTTTCCTTCCATCCTGTGACTCGCTTAGCTATCCTTTCCTGAAGGTCTTTAAAGGTGCTCACTTTGTTTTTACCTCCCACCATCGGTAACCCCAGGTACTTCTCAAATTGTATCACGACCTGGTCATCAAACATGGCTCGAATATCCTCCCTCACTCTTGGCTCAGTATTAGGGCTGAAGAACGAGCCATTTTTTGCCAATTGATCGCCTGTCCTAAGGCTTGCTTATATGCCGCCAGTATGTTTAGAAAGCGAGTGCACTCGATTGGGGTGGCTAGGCAAAATAATAGGCCATCGTCAGTGAAAAGAAGGTGAGAAACATTTACCTCGTTGCGGCAAGATTTGATCCCCTGAAGCTGCTGTGTCTCTATAGCTTTCCGAAGTAAGGCCGAAAGACCCTCCACACAGAATAGTAATAGGTAAGGTGACAGAGGGTCGCCCTATTTTAAACCCCTGGTCTGAGAGATGAATCCTCGTGATTCGCCATTGATCAACACCGTATAGCTTGCTGACGACACACATTGCATAGTTAGGTCCACCCACCTGGCtaaaaaacccattttcaacATGATCTTCCTTAAAAACTCCCACTCCACGCGATCATAAGCTTTACTAATATCTAGTTTAACCGCCATATGCCCCACCCTTCCTTTTCTTCTGTTTCTCAGTCTGTGAAGCATCTCATAAGCCACCATCGTATTGTCAATGATGAGCCTGTCTGGGACAAAAGCGCTCTGAGCATCTGAGGTGATGTACGGTAGGATGCACTTCACTCTATTTGCCAATACTTTGGATACCACCCTACTGACCACGTTGCTCAGGCTAATAGGGCGATAGTCCGACATAGATTAGGGGTCCTTTTTCTTTGGTATGAGCAAAATATGGGTGAAGTTCATCTTGGTTAAGATATGGCCTGAGTTTAAGACAGAAAGTACTGCCTCTGTGACATCTCCTCCAACCACATGCCAATATTtctgaaagaaaaaaggagacaTGACGTCTGGTCCCGGAGACTTCGACAGGTGCATTTGGAACAGGGCTAGCCGAACCTCTTCACCCACAAACGGTCTGAGAAGGGACTGGTTCATCTCTTCTGTCACTACCCCATCTACCACGTCCAGAACGACATTACTTGGGTTTGATGTAGCAAagatatttttgaaatactCCTCAGCTATCTCACCCACGTTCTGCTCCCCCGTCCTCCAAACCCCTTCTCTATCCATCAACCCCTCTATCTGGTTTTTTCTTCGGCGTTGGCTAGCCCGTTTATGGAAAAACTTTGTGTTCTTGTCACCTGCAAGGAGCCATATTGCTCTAGAACGCTGTCTCCAAAACACTTCTTCCTGGTGTAGCAAAGTATTTATTTCCTCCTGCAGTCTGTTAATTTGTGCCAAGTTGTTTCCGTATCTGGTGTTGGCCATAGCCGTGAGAGCATCTTGTTTTTCCTCAATCAGAATTCTAGCATTGCCAAACACCTTTCAGCTCCATGCCACCAGTTTCATTCTGCAACACTTAATCTTCTCGAAGAGCTTGAACATAAGGCTTCCATTGGGTGGATGGTAGCTCCATGCATCCCTGATCACCTCTTCACATCCCTCGTGTGCCACCCAACGTTCCTCAAAACGGTGGAGGCGCTTATGCCTAGTCTGTCCCTGTTATGCAAAGCATTGAGTATTTAGCAGTAGTGGGTCATGATTAGAGTGAGATACCTGCAAGTGAGCTACTTTTGCCAATGGGAACACGCTCCGCCACTCCGACGATGCGCATGCTTGATCCAATCTTACTTCTACAAAGGCCTCACTAGGTCTACCACTACGCCAAGTGAAAGGGTGCCCATGGTACCCTAGGTCTTCCAGCCCACAGTGCAACAAGGTTTCTTTGAAAGCCAACATAGGCGCTACGGGTTTTGGGGTACCTCCGTGCTTCTCAAAAGAGTGAAGTATTTCGTTGAAGTCACCTATGCAAACCCATGGCAAGGAAGCTCTTGCATGAAGGTGTCTAAGGATTCTCCATGATTCATGCTTTCAGTGTCCTTCTGGTCGTCCATAGAAGCCCGTTATCCTCCAAGTTGGTTTATCGGCAAACCTGATGTGTGCATCGATATGGTTAGGAGAGAACGTCTGAATGTGAAGGTCACACTTTACCTTCCAAAATAAGCCAAAACCTCCACTTTGGCCATCACTTGGAACAGCCATGACTGCTTGAAAATTCAGGTCATAGCAAAGTTTACGCATTTCCGTGATAGACCGCTTTGTTTCCATAAGGAACAAAACGGTGGGTCCTTTACTTCTCACCATGTTAGTGAGTACATCCACTGTGcgttggttcccaagcccccgacagttccaGCTTATAATAATCATTGCGATCGGCGGGGCTACTTTACAGCCTCCACTGTTGGTGAGGTTGGATAGGGAGAGCCCACGACATCTTGTTATCAACGGAGTCCCCATGACGTCTTGCATCGGCCTTCATCCACTCACCATACGGGTTGGGTTGTTGTTCTGGGCTGGGGTCATGCAAGGTGCAATTTTTCTTCTCATGGCCCAAGTGACCACATGCATAACAAAGGCCCACCAATCTTTCATATTTGAAAGCCACCACAAATCTGTCACCTTCTGGGTTAGTGACTGGACTTCCCCGCCGGAGCGGTTGGTTTGAGGGGAATGCTGATACGGATGCATAGGAACCTTGCTTGATCAGACTCAAACGGCTTGCTATCTACCATAAGCACAGTCCCAAGTTTTGACCCAATGTCCCTAGCAGTTTCTTCTGTCATGAGATCGAAGGGTAAACCCCAAACTTGGACCCATAATGGGACATGCGTAAAAACAATGTTGTGCGCTGCCATACCGATTTCCCATCTCCGCGTCACCAGAAGGTGATTATCGAAACTCCAAGGGCCACTATCCTGCACACACTGGAGTTGGCTTTCAAGTTTAAAGCGGAATAAGTATAATGCCTCACCAACATCAACAATCTGGAGATCGTTACCGAGTTTCCATGCGGAGCACAGCAGGTTCTTCGCAGCCCTATGGTTGACGTCTCTCGTTGTAAGAAAGCGACCAACAAAGCTGAGAGAGTAGTCGTCCAGTGTCTGTGTTCTACGACTGGGATTCAAACCAATCGCCTTGCCCTCTGTCTCAGTGAGTGAGATACTTTGGAGTCTCTCAATGACCTCGAAATCCATGGGGAAAAATCGTTACAGGGGTATACAAAGAGGGAGTGGGGGTAGTGTGAAAAGGGAAGGTGAGTAACGTACCCTTGTCCGTTAGCACCTCTCTTGAAGACGTGCCAGGGAAAGATATGGCTGAAGAAAAACTGTGACCCACCCCCTGGGGTCTACgtattttagtgttttttttttttttttttttttggtcaactAGTTGGACCCACTACCGATTAACTTCGGTCAAGGCTATCCGGGTCCACCCCTGTAGCAGTTTATGAGCAAGCTTGAAGACGAGCTGAGTGGGTAGTGGGATGGGTTTGTTGGGGTTGGATAGAAATAAGGGTGGTGAGGTCCACTGCCGACGACCAGTGCCTCAGTGGAAAGAAAGGAACTTGCCCTTGGCGAGAGGAAAAGCTCCTACGAGAgcgaggagaaaaaaagaagcatttgatttttagaattcgAAGACAATTAAGAGTTTAGAGTGTCAATTTGTCAtgtgcatttttattttattttattttattatgagaaTATCAAAGGTGTGTGTGTTAGTTAATTTTACACCTGCCAAGAGTTTAGGAACTCAAAAGGCATAGGCATTATAATAATTTAGTCACAAGGTGAAGTTTTATAGTTAGTGCACTgaaaagattattattattatttttgggacaaagtttagttataaaataagttatagcctaaaactacaactttactcaatatgtttttattgaatgtgaattttgacaaatccatcattgaattatatctttatcttatattctccatacttgtaaaatttttagaaaattaaaaatcaatagctttcttcattaataaattgtttaaattgtaattttttatagtttcaaattatgcataaaatataaacttatagattatataataaataatatccaattgattCAAAATTTGACACGTGTATTGAGAACgcaaagaatatataatttaatgattagattttcaaatatgtaataatatttattttattaggtaaGATTGTAACCTtcggctacaaccaattttgtagctacactttgtcttcttcttttttttttccttttttttgattgataaaCGGTAGGAAACATGTACAAAGTAAAGAGATTTGGGCAAAGCCCAGtcatatgagaaaagaagaaaagaaaaaaccataaCAGGTAAAAAGAGCCATAACTTTCCAAGCTTATGGTTTTCTGTGAGCAGCCATTAGCTTTTGGTACTCTTTACAAAAATCCAGGGGCGCCATCCAAGATGCATATTTTTtgcacatgagagagagagagagagagagatgcatcTTGGACCCAAATTGTTTTGGGCCTCAAGAAACCAGATAGAGTTTTAATAAGGCCCTTTAGGAATGTCTTCGACCCAAATTGTTTAAACATGGCAAGCTTA
This genomic window contains:
- the LOC115967191 gene encoding uncharacterized protein LOC115967191, translated to MLAFKETLLHCGLEDLGYHGHPFTWRSGRPSEAFVEVRLDQACASSEWRSVFPLAKVAHLQGQTRHKRLHRFEERWVAHEGCEEVIRDAWSYHPPNGSLMFKLFEKIKCCRMKLVAWS
- the LOC115967193 gene encoding uncharacterized protein LOC115967193; this translates as MDFEVIERLQSISLTETEGKAIGLNPSRRTQTLDDYSLSFVGRFLTTRDVNHRAAKNLLCSAWKLGNDLQIVDVGEALYLFRFKLESQLQCVQDSGPWSFDNHLLVTRRWEIGMAAHNIVFTHVPLWVQVWGLPFDLMTEETARDIGSKLGTVLMVDSKPFESDQARFLCIRISIPLKPTAPAGKSSH